In bacterium, one genomic interval encodes:
- a CDS encoding AbrB/MazE/SpoVT family DNA-binding domain-containing protein, with the protein MSKVSSLTSKGQIVIPKPIRDQFGLRTRDRLQFSVDNGRIVAEPIGTVEHFMGKFPGKSLSKSEMKTLISKRYLAKHL; encoded by the coding sequence ATGTCTAAAGTATCTTCTCTAACCAGCAAGGGTCAGATCGTAATTCCCAAGCCAATTCGCGATCAGTTTGGCTTAAGAACTCGGGATCGGCTTCAGTTTTCAGTCGATAATGGGAGAATTGTTGCCGAACCAATCGGAACGGTTGAGCATTTTATGGGTAAATTCCCAGGCAAATCATTATCGAAAAGCGAAATGAAAACGCTGATTTCCAAGCGTTACCTGGCTAAACACCTCTAG